The proteins below are encoded in one region of Oreochromis niloticus isolate F11D_XX linkage group LG6, O_niloticus_UMD_NMBU, whole genome shotgun sequence:
- the enam gene encoding enamelin, with product MLYYTGFSTETVKMKQLVFFICLLVSTLAAPAPASESSEIAAHANEALRWMEMYRLYQQQGIVQNPFVPSANSPAVSAGATVDAAPAQPADVPPPAHVPVGDASEEETEDGNPATKAAGPAPLNSDEVEEAEEVEAAEADPAMVEAEPSANPAAVVEPAVVDVPIDVAPVDDAAAVDVPPVDVVPVDSAPAAPEVAVDPAAPATADILAAADVPAEVDAGATDVGAAPLDAEANMTGGPADPTAL from the exons ATGTTATATTATACAGGTTTTTCTACTGAAACTGTCAAAATGAAGCAGCTTGTTTTCTTCATATGCCTCTTGGTCTCTACTCTCGCTGCTCCT GCTCCAGCGAGCGAAAGCAGTGAG ATTGCAGCACATGCTAATGAGGCCCTGAGGTGGATGGAGATGTACAGGCTGTACCAGCAGCAG GGAATAGTCCAAAATCCCTTCGTTCCCTCTGCTAATTCTCCT GCTGTCTCAGCTGGGGCCACT GTGGATGCTGCACCAGCCCAGCCTGCTGACGTCCCTCCTCCAGCTCACGTCCCTGTTGGAGACGCTTCagaagaggagacagag GATGGTAACCCCGCCACCAAAGCTGCAGGACCCGCCCCGCTGAACTCTGATGAggtagaggaggccgaggaggtGGAAGCAGCTGAGGCTGACCCAGCCATGGTTGAAGCGGAGCCTTCAGCAAACCCTGCAGCGGTCGTTGAGCCAGCTGTAGTTGACGTCCCCATAGATGTTGCTCCAGttgatgatgctgctgctgtggaCGTACCTCCTGTTGATGTAGTTCCTGTTGACAGTGCCCCAGCAGCCCCTGAGGTGGCCGTTGATCCAGCTGCCCCTGCCACCGCCGATATacttgctgctgctgatgtccCAGCTGAGGTTGACGCCGGTGCCACTGATGTCGGTGCAGCCCCACTGGATGCTGAGGCTAACATGACAGGAGGGCCAGCAGATCCCACTGCACTGTAA